A region of Saimiri boliviensis isolate mSaiBol1 chromosome 10, mSaiBol1.pri, whole genome shotgun sequence DNA encodes the following proteins:
- the LOC104652673 gene encoding RNA-binding protein 6 isoform X2, translated as MIQDKEVNLEYVPSLDFWYCKRCKASIGGHRSSCSFCKNPREVTEAKQELITYPQPQKTSIPAPLEKQPNQPLKPADKEPEPRKREEGQESRLGHQKREAERYLPPRREGATFRRDREKESWSGETRQDGESKTIMLKRIYRSTPPEVIVEVLEPYVRLTTANVRIIKNRTGPMGHTYGFIDLDSHAEALRVVKILQNLDPSFSIDGKMVAVNLATGKRRNDSGDHSDHMHYYQGKKYFRDRRGGGRNSDWSSDTNRQGQQSSSDCYIYDSATGYYYDPLAGTYYDPNTQQEVYVPQDLGLPEEEEIKEKKPTSQGKSSSKKEMSKRDGKEKKDRGVTRFQENASEGKAPPEDVFKKSLPPTVKKEESPPPPKVVNPLIGLLGEYGGDSDYEEEEEEEQTPPPQPRTAQPQKREELTKKENEEDKLTDWNKLACLLCRRQFPNKEVLIKHQQLSDLHKQNLEIHRKIKQSEQELAYLERREREGKFKERGNDRREKLLSFDCPERKRIKYSRETDSDRKLVDKEDIDTSSKGSCVQQATGWRKGAGLGYGNPGLASSEEAESRMRGPNVGAPGRTSKRQSNETYRDAV; from the coding sequence ATGATCCAAGACAAAGAAGTTAACCTCGAGTATGTACCAAGCCTGGATTTTTGGTACTGCAAACGATGTAAGGCAAGCATTGGTGGGCACCGATCTTCCTGTTCATTCTGCAAGAACCCAAGGGAAGTGACAGAAGCCAAGCAAGAATTAATAACCTACCCTCAGCCCCAGAAAACATCTATACCAGCACCATTGGAAAAACAACCCAACCAGCCCCTAAAACCTGCTGATAAGgaacctgaacccaggaagagggaagaaggacAAGAGTCCCGCTTAGGACATcaaaagagagaagcagaaaggtATCTGCCTCCTCGAAGGGAAGGGGCAACTTTCCGAAGAGACCGAGAGAAAGAATCATGGTCTGGAGAGACACGCCAGGATGGAGAGAGCAAAACCATCATGCTAAAGCGTATCTATCGTTCCACACCACCTGAGGTGATAGTCGAAGTGCTGGAGCCCTATGTCCGCCTTACTACTGCCAACGTTCGTATCATCAAGAACAGAACAGGCCCTATGGGCCATACCTATGGCTTCATTGACCTTGACTCCCATGCGGAAGCTCTTCGTGTGGTGAAGATCTTGCAGAACCTTGATCCATCATTTAGTATTGATGGGAAGATGGTGGCTGTAAACCTGGCCACTGGAAAACGAAGAAATGATTCTGGGGACCATTCTGACCACATGCATTACTATCAGGGTAAAAAATATTTCCGAGATAGGAGGGGAGGTGGCAGAAATTCAGACTGGTCTTCAGATACAAATCGACAAGGACAACAGTCATCATCTGACTGCTACATATATGATTCTGCTACTGGCTACTATTATGACCCCTTGGCAGGAACTTACTATGACCCCAATACCCAGCAAGAAGTCTATGTGCCCCAGGATCTTGGATtacctgaggaagaagagatcaaggaaaaaaaacccaccagtCAAGGAAAGTCAAGTAGTAAGAAGGAAATGTCTAAAAGAGATGGCAAGGAGAAGAAAGACAGAGGAGTGACAAGGTTTCAGGAAAATGCCAGCGAAGGGAAGGCCCCTCCTGAAGATGTCTTTAAGAAGTCCTTGCCTCCTACTGTGAAGAAGGAAGAGAGTCCCCCTCCACCTAAAGTGGTAAACCCACTGATCGGCCTCTTGGGTGAATATGGAGGAGACAGTGActatgaggaggaagaggaggaggaacagaCCCCACCCCCACAGCCTCGAACAGCACAGCCCCAGAAGCGAGAGGAGCTAACAAAGAAGGAGAATGAAGAAGACAAACTCACCGACTGGAATAAACTGGCTTGTTTGCTCTGCAGAAGGCAGTTTCCCAATAAAGAAGTTCTGATCAAACACCAGCAGCTGTCAGACCTGCACAAGCAAAACCTGGAAATCCACCGGAAGATAAAACAATCTGAGCAGGAGCTAGCCTATCTGGAAAGGAGAGAACGAGAGGGAAagtttaaagaaagaggaaatgatCGCAGGGAAAAGCTCCTGTCTTTTGACTGTCCAGAAAGAAAACGGATTAAATACTCCAGGGAAACTGACAGTGATCGTAAACTTGTTGATAAAGAAGATATTGATACTAGCAGCAAAGGAAGCTGTGTCCAACAGGCCACTGGCTGGAGGAAAGGGGCAGGCCTGGGATATGGCAATCCTGGATTGGCTTCATCAGAGGAGGCTGAAAGCCGGATGAGGGGCCCCAATGTTGGAGCCCCAGGAAGAACAAGCAAAAGACAGTCCAACGAGACTTACCGAGATGCTGTTTGA
- the LOC104652673 gene encoding RNA-binding protein 6 isoform X1 — MNYRNRDAHAVDFRGRGAPPSDFRGRGTYDLDFRGQDGSHADFRGRDLSDLDFRAREQSRSDFRNRDVSDLDFRDKDGTQVDFRGRGSGTADLDFRDRDTPHSDFRGRHQSRTDQDFRGREMGPCMEFKDREMPPVDPNILDYIQPSTQDREHSGMNVNRREESTHDHTIERSAFGIQKGEFEHSETREAETQGVAFEHESPADFQNSQSPVQDQDKSQLSGGEQQNSDADLFKEEGGLDFLGRQDTDYRSMEYRDVDHRLPGSQMFGFGQSKSFPESRTARDAQRDLQDQDYRTGPREEKPSRLIQLSGVPENATKEEILNAFRTPDGMPVKNLQLKEYNTGYDYGYVCMEFSLLEYAIRCMEANQGTLMIQDKEVNLEYVPSLDFWYCKRCKASIGGHRSSCSFCKNPREVTEAKQELITYPQPQKTSIPAPLEKQPNQPLKPADKEPEPRKREEGQESRLGHQKREAERYLPPRREGATFRRDREKESWSGETRQDGESKTIMLKRIYRSTPPEVIVEVLEPYVRLTTANVRIIKNRTGPMGHTYGFIDLDSHAEALRVVKILQNLDPSFSIDGKMVAVNLATGKRRNDSGDHSDHMHYYQGKKYFRDRRGGGRNSDWSSDTNRQGQQSSSDCYIYDSATGYYYDPLAGTYYDPNTQQEVYVPQDLGLPEEEEIKEKKPTSQGKSSSKKEMSKRDGKEKKDRGVTRFQENASEGKAPPEDVFKKSLPPTVKKEESPPPPKVVNPLIGLLGEYGGDSDYEEEEEEEQTPPPQPRTAQPQKREELTKKENEEDKLTDWNKLACLLCRRQFPNKEVLIKHQQLSDLHKQNLEIHRKIKQSEQELAYLERREREGKFKERGNDRREKLLSFDCPERKRIKYSRETDSDRKLVDKEDIDTSSKGSCVQQATGWRKGAGLGYGNPGLASSEEAESRMRGPNVGAPGRTSKRQSNETYRDAV, encoded by the coding sequence ATGAACTACAGAAACAGGGATGCTCACGCTGTTGACTTCAGAGGTAGGGGTGCTCCTCCATCTGACTTCAGGGGACGGGGCACTTATGATTTAGATTTTAGAGGCCAGGATGGATCCCATGCAGATTTTAGGGGAAGGGATTTATCAGATTTGGATTTCAGGGCCAGAGAACAGTCCCGTTCTGATTTTAGGAATAGAGATGTATCTGATTTGGACTTCAGGGACAAAGATGGAACACAAGTAGACTTTAGAGGCCGAGGTTCAGGTACTGCTGATCTAGACTTTAGGGACAGGGATACACCACATTCAGATTTCAGAGGTAGACACCAGTCTAGGACTGATCAGGATTTTAGGGGCAGAGAGATGGGACCTTGTATGGAATTTAAAGATAGGGAGATGCCCCCTGTGGATCCAAATATTTTGGATTACATTCAGCCCTCTACACAAGATAGAGAACATTCTGGTATGAATGTGAACAGGAGAGAAGAATCCACACATGACCATACGATAGAAAGGTCTGCTTTTGGCATTCAGAAGGGAGAATTTGAGCATTCAGAAACAAGAGAAGCAGAAACACAAGGTGTAGCCTTTGAACATGAGTCTCCAGCTGACTTTCAGAACAGTCAAAGTCCAGTTCAAGACCAAGATAAGTCACAGCTTTCTGGAGGTGAACAGCAGAATTCAGATGCTGATCTGTTTAAAGAAGAAGGCGGTCTGGACTTTCTTGGGCGGCAAGACACCGATTACAGAAGCATGGAGTACCGTGATGTGGATCATAGGTTGCCAGGAAGCCAGATGTTTGGCTTTGGCCAGAGCAAGTCTTTTCCAGAGAGCAGAACTGCCCGAGATGCCCAACGGGACCTTCAGGATCAAGATTATAGGACCGGCCCGAGAGAGGAGAAACCCAGCAGGCTTATTCAATTAAGTGGGGTGCCTGAAAATGCCACAAAAGAAGAGATTCTTAATGCTTTTCGGACTCCTGATGGTATGCCTGTAAAGAACTTGCAGTTGAAGGAGTATAACACAGGTTACGACTATGGCTATGTCTgcatggagttttcactcttggaATATGCCATCAGATGCATGGAGGCCAACCAGGGAACTCTAATGATCCAAGACAAAGAAGTTAACCTCGAGTATGTACCAAGCCTGGATTTTTGGTACTGCAAACGATGTAAGGCAAGCATTGGTGGGCACCGATCTTCCTGTTCATTCTGCAAGAACCCAAGGGAAGTGACAGAAGCCAAGCAAGAATTAATAACCTACCCTCAGCCCCAGAAAACATCTATACCAGCACCATTGGAAAAACAACCCAACCAGCCCCTAAAACCTGCTGATAAGgaacctgaacccaggaagagggaagaaggacAAGAGTCCCGCTTAGGACATcaaaagagagaagcagaaaggtATCTGCCTCCTCGAAGGGAAGGGGCAACTTTCCGAAGAGACCGAGAGAAAGAATCATGGTCTGGAGAGACACGCCAGGATGGAGAGAGCAAAACCATCATGCTAAAGCGTATCTATCGTTCCACACCACCTGAGGTGATAGTCGAAGTGCTGGAGCCCTATGTCCGCCTTACTACTGCCAACGTTCGTATCATCAAGAACAGAACAGGCCCTATGGGCCATACCTATGGCTTCATTGACCTTGACTCCCATGCGGAAGCTCTTCGTGTGGTGAAGATCTTGCAGAACCTTGATCCATCATTTAGTATTGATGGGAAGATGGTGGCTGTAAACCTGGCCACTGGAAAACGAAGAAATGATTCTGGGGACCATTCTGACCACATGCATTACTATCAGGGTAAAAAATATTTCCGAGATAGGAGGGGAGGTGGCAGAAATTCAGACTGGTCTTCAGATACAAATCGACAAGGACAACAGTCATCATCTGACTGCTACATATATGATTCTGCTACTGGCTACTATTATGACCCCTTGGCAGGAACTTACTATGACCCCAATACCCAGCAAGAAGTCTATGTGCCCCAGGATCTTGGATtacctgaggaagaagagatcaaggaaaaaaaacccaccagtCAAGGAAAGTCAAGTAGTAAGAAGGAAATGTCTAAAAGAGATGGCAAGGAGAAGAAAGACAGAGGAGTGACAAGGTTTCAGGAAAATGCCAGCGAAGGGAAGGCCCCTCCTGAAGATGTCTTTAAGAAGTCCTTGCCTCCTACTGTGAAGAAGGAAGAGAGTCCCCCTCCACCTAAAGTGGTAAACCCACTGATCGGCCTCTTGGGTGAATATGGAGGAGACAGTGActatgaggaggaagaggaggaggaacagaCCCCACCCCCACAGCCTCGAACAGCACAGCCCCAGAAGCGAGAGGAGCTAACAAAGAAGGAGAATGAAGAAGACAAACTCACCGACTGGAATAAACTGGCTTGTTTGCTCTGCAGAAGGCAGTTTCCCAATAAAGAAGTTCTGATCAAACACCAGCAGCTGTCAGACCTGCACAAGCAAAACCTGGAAATCCACCGGAAGATAAAACAATCTGAGCAGGAGCTAGCCTATCTGGAAAGGAGAGAACGAGAGGGAAagtttaaagaaagaggaaatgatCGCAGGGAAAAGCTCCTGTCTTTTGACTGTCCAGAAAGAAAACGGATTAAATACTCCAGGGAAACTGACAGTGATCGTAAACTTGTTGATAAAGAAGATATTGATACTAGCAGCAAAGGAAGCTGTGTCCAACAGGCCACTGGCTGGAGGAAAGGGGCAGGCCTGGGATATGGCAATCCTGGATTGGCTTCATCAGAGGAGGCTGAAAGCCGGATGAGGGGCCCCAATGTTGGAGCCCCAGGAAGAACAAGCAAAAGACAGTCCAACGAGACTTACCGAGATGCTGTTTGA